In the Ursus arctos isolate Adak ecotype North America unplaced genomic scaffold, UrsArc2.0 scaffold_30, whole genome shotgun sequence genome, one interval contains:
- the YME1L1 gene encoding ATP-dependent zinc metalloprotease YME1L1 — protein sequence MFSLSSTVQPQVTVPLSHLINAFHSPKNTSFSVGASASQNHHGDVVPEHEAPGNEPVLNLRDLGLSELKIGQIDQLVDSLLPGFCKGKSVSSHWHTSHVSAQSFFENKYGYLDMFSTLRSSCLYRQHSRTLKSICSDLQCWPVFIQSRGFKTLKSRTRRLQSTSERLAETQHIAPSFVKGFLLRDRGTDVESLDKLMKTKNIPEAHQDAFKTGFAEGFLKAQALTQKTNDSLRRTRLILFVLLLFGIYGLLKNPFLSVRFRTTTGLDSAVDPVQMKNVTFEHVKGVEEAKQELQEVVEFLKNPQKFTVLGGKLPKGILLVGPPGTGKTLLARAVAGEADVPFYYASGSEFDEMFVGVGASRIRNLFREAKANAPCVIFIDELDSVGGKRIESPMHPYSRQTINQLLAEMDGFKPNEGVIIIGATNFPEALDNALIRPGRFDMQVTVPRPDVKGRTEILKWYLNKIKFDQSVDPEIIARGTVGFSGAELENLVNQAALKAAVDGKEMVTMKELEFSKDKILMGPERRSVEIDNKNKTITAYHESGHAIIAYYTKDAMPINKATIMPRGPTLGHVSLLPENDRWNETRAQLLAQMDVSMGGRVAEELVFGTDHITTGASSDFDNATKIAKRMVTKFGMSEKLGVMTYSDTGKLSPETQSAIEQEIRILLRDSYERAKHILKTHAKEHKNLAEALLTYETLDAKEIQIVLEGKKLEVR from the exons CCTGTACTTAATTTAAGAGACCTTGGATTATCCGAATTAAAAATTGGACAGATTGATCAACTGGTAGACAGTCTGCTTCCTGGATTTTGTAAAGGCAAGAGCGTTTCTTCCCATTGGCATACATCTCATGTCTCTGCACAGtccttctttgaaaataaatatg GTTACTTAGATATGTTTAGTACTTTACGTTCCTCTTGCTTGTACAGACAACATTCAAGAACTCTTAAAAGTATTTGTTCAGATCTTCAGTGCTGGCCAG TTTTCATACAGTCTCGGggttttaaaactttgaaatcaAGAACTCGACGTTTACAGTCCACCTCTGAAAGATTAGCAGAGACACAGCATATAGCACCATCATTTGTAAAG GGGTTCCTTTTGCGGGACAGAGGAACAGATGTTGAGAGCTTGGACAAACtcatgaaaaccaaaaatataccTGAAGCTCACCAAGATGCATTTAAAACTGGTTTTGCAGAGGGTTTTCTGAAAGCTCAAGCACTAACGCAAAAAACCAATG atTCTCTGAGACGAACTCGTCTGATTCTCTTTGTTCTGCTGCTGTTTGGCATTTATGGACTCTTAAAAAACCCATTTTTATCTG tccGCTTCCGGACAACAACGGGGCTTGATTCTGCAGTAGATCCTGTCCAGATGAAAAATGTCACCTTTGAACATGTTAAAGGA GTGGAGGAAGCTAAACAAGAGTTACAGGAAGTGGTTGAATTCTtgaaaaatccacaaaaatttaCTGTGCTTGGAGGTAAACTTCCAAAAG gAATACTTTTAGTTGGACCACCAGGGACAGGAAAGACACTTCTTGCTCGAGCTGTGGCTGGAGAAGCGGATGTTCCATTTTATTATGCTTCTGGATCAGAATTTGATGAAATGTTTGTGGGTGTGGGAGCCAGCCGTATCAGAAATCTATTTA gggaagcaaaagcaaatgcTCCCTGTGTTATATTTATTGATGAATTAGATTCTGTTGGTGGGAAGCGAATTGAGTCTCCAATGCATCCATATTCCAGGCAGACTATAAATCAACTTCTTGCTGAAATGGATGG ttttaaaccCAATGAAGGAGTTATCATAATAGGAGCCACAAACTTCCCAGAGGCATTAGATAA TGCCTTAATACGTCCTGGTCGTTTTGACATGCAGGTTACAGTTCCAAGACCAGATGTTAAAGGTCGAACAGAAATTTTGAAATggtatctcaataaaataaagtttGATCAGT CTGTTGATCCAGAAATTATAGCTCGAGGGACTGTTGGCTTTTCTGGAGCAGAGTTGGAGAATCTTGTGAACCAGGCTGCATTGAAGGCAGCTGTTGATGGAAAAGAAATGGTTACCATGAAGGAACTAGAGTTTTCCAAAGATAAAATTCTAATGG GGCCTGAACGTAGAAGCGTGGAAAttgataacaaaaacaaaaccatcacAGCGTATCATGAGTCTGGTCATGCTATTATTGCATATTACACTAAAGATGCAATGCCTATCAACAAAGCTACAATCATGCCACGAGGGCCCACACTTGGGCAT GTGTCCCTGTTGCCTGAGAATGACAGATGGAATGAAACTAGAGCTCAGCTGCTTGCACAGATGGATGTTAGTATGGGAGGAAGAGTGGCTGAGGAGCTTGTATTTGGAACTGACCATATCACAACAG gtgcTTCCAGTGATTTTGATAATGCAACTAAAATAGCAAAGCGGATGGTTACCAAATTTGGAATGAGTGAAAAG CTTGGAGTTATGACCTATAGTGATACTGGGAAACTGAGTCCAGAAACTCAATCTGCTATTGAACAAGAAATTAGAATCCTTCTAAGG GACTCATATGAACGTGCGAAACATATCTTGAAGACTCATGCAAAAGAGCATAAGAATCTAGCAGAAGCTTTACTAACCTATGAGACTTTGGATGCCAAAGAGATTCAAATTGTTCTTGAGGGAAAGAAATTGGAAGTGAGATGA